From a single Microcoleus sp. FACHB-672 genomic region:
- a CDS encoding glycoside hydrolase family 10 protein, translated as MFNFRKGWFGFAFLLALFVTVAGAQIPASAQSRLKDVQGHWAQPCIEQLSQKRVINGYPDGSFKPDAPVNRAEFAAMVDTVYHNAAAVRTGSEFVDVPANHWAASAIRSAYKTGFLSGYPGQIFKPAENIPRVQALVALASGLKYAPARSASDTLQAAFSDAAAIPDYAKTAIASATEKQLVVNYPDVKKLNPNQLASRADVASFLCQALGISGGVPSQYIAQAGRPIPATPAGGSSSNRNGEIRGVWLTNIDSEVLFSRANLSKAVQRLAELNFNTIYPVVWNWGYTLYPSKVAEKATGSSMRLVTPLEASLDPSWEVEKRDMLKEVIELGHQKKLTVMPWFEFGFMAPADSELAKRHPDWLTSRRDGSKTWKEGIHQRVWLNPFHPEVQKFIIDLVAEIVTNYDVDGIQLDDHFGLPNEFGYDAYTVEMYKKEIGQDPSTDPKETFWVRWRADKINDFMGQVFQAVKARKPNCIVSVSPNPLHYALPAHLQDWFTWERKGFVEEIVVQVYRNELDRFIAELDREEIQLANTHVPVGIGILTGLKGRAIPLEQIQAQVKAVRERGLAGVSFFFYESLSSWAKEKPAQREAAFKRLFRTPVQRPTMVGSGKPAA; from the coding sequence ATGTTTAACTTTCGGAAAGGGTGGTTTGGATTTGCATTTTTGCTGGCTTTGTTTGTCACAGTTGCGGGAGCGCAAATTCCTGCATCTGCTCAATCAAGGTTAAAAGATGTTCAGGGGCATTGGGCACAACCGTGTATTGAACAATTGTCACAAAAGCGGGTGATTAATGGTTATCCCGATGGCAGTTTTAAGCCAGATGCACCTGTAAACAGGGCTGAGTTTGCAGCAATGGTTGACACGGTTTATCATAATGCAGCGGCTGTCAGAACCGGCTCTGAATTTGTGGATGTGCCGGCAAATCATTGGGCTGCCAGTGCGATTCGCAGTGCTTACAAAACCGGCTTTCTTTCCGGTTATCCGGGTCAGATTTTTAAGCCGGCTGAAAATATTCCCCGCGTTCAAGCTTTAGTCGCTCTAGCAAGTGGCTTAAAATATGCGCCGGCTCGGTCTGCATCTGACACTTTGCAGGCAGCGTTTTCTGATGCTGCGGCAATTCCTGACTATGCCAAAACCGCCATTGCTTCTGCAACAGAAAAACAGCTTGTTGTCAACTATCCTGATGTTAAAAAACTTAACCCTAATCAGCTAGCAAGCCGAGCTGATGTGGCAAGTTTTTTATGTCAAGCGCTGGGAATTTCAGGAGGAGTTCCTTCGCAGTATATCGCGCAGGCCGGTAGGCCAATTCCAGCCACTCCTGCTGGAGGCAGTTCAAGTAATAGAAATGGAGAAATTCGAGGGGTTTGGCTGACGAATATTGACAGTGAAGTTCTATTTTCTCGTGCAAACCTTTCCAAAGCGGTGCAACGTCTTGCTGAGCTGAATTTTAACACAATTTATCCAGTAGTTTGGAATTGGGGTTATACGCTTTATCCTAGCAAGGTTGCAGAAAAAGCCACCGGAAGTTCCATGAGGTTAGTGACGCCTTTAGAGGCATCTCTTGACCCAAGTTGGGAGGTGGAAAAACGAGATATGCTCAAGGAAGTTATCGAACTAGGGCATCAAAAAAAATTAACAGTTATGCCTTGGTTTGAATTTGGGTTTATGGCACCGGCAGATTCTGAATTAGCTAAACGCCATCCTGATTGGTTAACGAGCCGACGTGACGGTTCCAAGACTTGGAAAGAAGGCATACATCAGCGGGTTTGGTTGAATCCTTTTCACCCAGAAGTTCAGAAATTTATCATCGATTTAGTTGCGGAAATTGTCACCAATTACGACGTAGACGGAATTCAACTCGATGACCATTTTGGGTTGCCCAATGAATTTGGCTACGATGCTTATACGGTTGAGATGTACAAAAAAGAAATTGGTCAAGATCCTTCGACTGACCCTAAAGAAACTTTCTGGGTACGCTGGCGTGCTGATAAAATCAATGATTTTATGGGGCAAGTTTTTCAAGCTGTAAAAGCCCGGAAACCAAATTGTATTGTTTCTGTGTCTCCCAATCCTTTGCATTACGCTTTACCGGCTCATTTACAAGACTGGTTTACTTGGGAAAGAAAGGGATTCGTCGAAGAAATTGTTGTACAAGTCTATCGAAACGAACTCGACCGATTTATTGCTGAGTTAGATCGGGAAGAAATTCAGCTTGCCAATACTCATGTACCTGTAGGAATTGGCATTTTAACAGGTCTTAAAGGCCGCGCAATTCCCCTTGAACAAATTCAAGCTCAAGTGAAGGCTGTTCGCGAGCGCGGGTTAGCTGGGGTGTCGTTCTTTTTCTACGAAAGTTTGTCTAGTTGGGCAAAAGAAAAACCGGCTCAACGTGAGGCGGCTTTTAAACGGTTGTTCCGAACGCCGGTGCAGCGTCCTACTATGGTCGGAAGTGGCAAGCCGGCAGCTTAA
- a CDS encoding S-layer homology domain-containing protein — protein sequence MKLSKSAFLLTLSVTPALMSVPTSAQTKFADIQNHWAKPCIEQLTTQQVIAGYPDGSFRPNAPVTRAEFAALINKAYSNTAPVRDASSFNDVSSSNWAYSAIRQAYRTGFLSGYPNQVFNPNQNIPRVQVLVALANGLKYQPSRFAPLTLNATFEDSADIPNYALNAVAAATEKRLAVNYPSVRSLKPNQQATRADVATFLCQALAGNSPSTLPAQYIAQATTTEAGKAWEQAKLVHTLPLDSAISNNLYTAITSLAISPDNQILAIGSHNQERAGGGNESTLSLWDLQTGQLVRTLFKGRAGHSFEASSQEPEAGLTGDIIWSIAFSPDGKTVAAGLSNKTIKIWNVQTGAEVSTLTGHTYAVRTIAFSADGKTLASGSSDKTVKLWNLQTGQLLRTLTGHSGTVTAVKISPDGKTVASGSQDKTIKVWNLGTGQALRTLDNGGAVGTLAFVAGGQTLASTCGYDCLAQAEDPKSVQALRMWDLKAGRVIPLSNEPAYQRAWVSQLSPDGQILAGYVYLQPPGGAGRNQAVLWSLATGRVLQTIEPGGGPFAFSPNGEVFASTLSGRGVQVWR from the coding sequence ATGAAGTTGAGTAAATCGGCTTTTCTCCTAACCTTGAGCGTCACGCCGGCACTGATGAGTGTCCCCACATCCGCTCAAACCAAATTTGCAGACATCCAAAATCACTGGGCAAAACCTTGTATTGAACAGCTAACAACTCAGCAGGTAATTGCCGGCTACCCTGATGGCAGCTTTCGCCCCAATGCGCCGGTGACGAGAGCCGAGTTTGCTGCTTTGATTAATAAGGCATACTCAAATACTGCGCCGGTGCGCGATGCCAGTTCCTTTAACGATGTCAGTTCAAGTAACTGGGCTTACTCTGCAATTCGCCAAGCGTATCGAACCGGCTTTCTTTCTGGTTATCCCAATCAAGTATTTAATCCCAACCAAAATATTCCTCGCGTGCAAGTGTTAGTCGCACTGGCAAATGGATTGAAATATCAGCCAAGCCGGTTTGCCCCTCTCACCTTAAATGCAACGTTTGAAGATAGCGCAGACATCCCAAACTATGCTTTAAATGCTGTCGCTGCTGCCACTGAGAAGCGTCTAGCAGTGAATTATCCCAGTGTGCGCTCACTGAAGCCAAACCAGCAAGCCACTCGCGCAGATGTGGCAACGTTTTTGTGCCAAGCTTTAGCCGGCAACTCCCCGTCTACACTGCCGGCACAGTATATTGCCCAGGCAACTACAACAGAGGCAGGGAAAGCGTGGGAGCAAGCGAAACTGGTACACACACTGCCCTTGGATAGCGCGATCTCCAACAATCTGTACACGGCAATAACCTCACTGGCTATTAGTCCCGATAACCAAATTTTGGCCATTGGTAGCCACAACCAGGAGCGAGCCGGTGGCGGCAATGAGAGTACCCTTTCCCTCTGGGATTTGCAAACCGGCCAGTTGGTGCGTACCTTGTTTAAAGGGAGAGCCGGTCACTCTTTTGAAGCTTCCTCCCAGGAGCCTGAAGCAGGCTTAACCGGCGATATTATTTGGTCAATTGCCTTCAGTCCAGATGGGAAGACTGTCGCTGCCGGCTTGTCTAACAAAACGATTAAAATCTGGAACGTACAAACCGGCGCAGAAGTGTCTACCCTCACCGGACACACCTACGCGGTTCGGACAATCGCTTTTAGTGCGGATGGCAAAACCCTTGCTAGCGGCAGTTCCGATAAAACCGTCAAACTATGGAACTTGCAAACCGGCCAACTCCTCCGCACCTTAACGGGGCATTCAGGCACAGTAACGGCGGTGAAGATATCGCCAGATGGTAAAACCGTTGCTAGTGGCAGTCAAGATAAAACCATTAAAGTATGGAATCTCGGAACCGGCCAAGCGCTTCGCACGTTAGATAATGGAGGGGCGGTGGGAACGCTTGCCTTTGTTGCCGGTGGCCAAACCCTCGCCAGCACTTGCGGTTATGACTGTCTTGCCCAAGCTGAAGATCCAAAGAGTGTTCAAGCGTTAAGAATGTGGGATTTAAAGGCCGGTCGGGTGATTCCTTTGAGTAACGAGCCGGCTTACCAACGTGCTTGGGTTTCCCAGTTGAGTCCAGATGGGCAGATCCTCGCGGGTTATGTTTATCTTCAACCGCCTGGTGGTGCCGGTAGAAATCAGGCAGTTTTGTGGAGTTTGGCAACGGGGCGAGTTCTACAAACCATTGAACCGGGTGGAGGGCCATTTGCGTTTAGCCCGAACGGTGAGGTTTTTGCCAGTACATTGTCAGGTAGAGGCGTTCAAGTTTGGCGTTAG
- a CDS encoding GUN4 domain-containing protein, translated as MVGTIGVTYFRVLLNKLIQNEVRKQSLLEEQIKAEKLKQLNVDSSELSSEVSAAIPATLPAQEGFSKNRTDAGFTGNYTELNSQSFEPAVPKQVKPSETFIQDKSNFYQPEFVANRATIKKSKLGNYKWKRLGLATILGCLIFTIILSPALKSLTEHPTRVIVAADSMSVNMPDAPKLKPIKPVLNLTNLKNSLRQKKWKAADRETYELVLKLGGGKSQSRGYLDYTEIESLPCAELRKIDKAWREASDKKLGFSAQQIIYKKQGQDWQRMYSNVGWGNLKGQKFKRLVDKELNRQSQKLEYKDGMQPNFKNPPIGHLPVTIGWVRGKEFPQFAELCKL; from the coding sequence ATGGTGGGAACAATTGGAGTAACTTATTTCAGAGTCCTTTTGAATAAGTTGATTCAAAATGAGGTGAGAAAACAATCCCTTTTAGAAGAGCAAATTAAAGCTGAAAAACTTAAACAATTAAATGTCGATTCTTCAGAATTATCTAGCGAAGTGTCGGCAGCAATTCCTGCAACTCTCCCAGCTCAAGAAGGTTTTTCAAAAAACAGGACAGACGCAGGTTTCACCGGCAATTATACCGAATTAAACTCGCAGTCTTTCGAGCCGGCAGTTCCAAAACAGGTAAAACCTTCAGAAACTTTTATTCAGGACAAAAGTAATTTTTATCAACCTGAATTTGTGGCTAACAGAGCAACGATTAAAAAGTCGAAGCTAGGAAATTATAAATGGAAACGGCTCGGATTGGCCACAATTTTGGGATGTTTAATTTTTACAATCATTTTATCGCCGGCTCTCAAATCTTTAACTGAACATCCTACCAGAGTCATTGTTGCCGCAGATTCTATGTCTGTTAATATGCCAGATGCTCCAAAGCTAAAGCCGATAAAGCCAGTTTTAAACCTAACTAACCTTAAAAACTCTTTACGGCAAAAAAAATGGAAAGCAGCAGATCGAGAAACGTATGAATTGGTTCTGAAGCTAGGTGGAGGAAAATCGCAATCACGGGGTTATCTAGATTATACAGAAATCGAAAGTTTACCTTGCGCTGAATTAAGAAAAATCGATAAGGCGTGGAGAGAAGCCAGTGATAAAAAATTAGGCTTTAGCGCTCAGCAAATTATTTATAAAAAGCAGGGACAAGATTGGCAAAGAATGTACAGCAACGTTGGCTGGGGAAATCTAAAAGGGCAAAAATTTAAAAGACTGGTTGATAAAGAACTCAATCGGCAAAGCCAAAAGTTGGAATATAAAGACGGAATGCAACCCAACTTTAAAAACCCGCCGATTGGACATCTTCCAGTAACCATCGGTTGGGTAAGAGGGAAAGAATTTCCACAGTTTGCAGAATTATGTAAACTTTAA
- a CDS encoding caspase family protein translates to MTRYALVVGITDYDGLPSLTKPIRDAEAVAQRLEKHGDFQVERLPKRWNPEKECYEVAQERVTGKQLGRVLLEFLQKQAAGSDALIYFSGHGITVFDELDRQKGYLAASDCTIKMEGKQIVAQQHGVALDSLNYVISQADLSSLVVLLDCCHADYFLEGDSIRKTLSVFTYKPDCHLIAACRSFANVDVARSYGKGYSAFTTALLEGLLPENAGSDGQVSIDELFGFISRKLEDINLHREEGEYQQPIWMSSGRSLSIVSYPPKQTPPAAGETCPYQGLLPFDRTSADFFFGRREVIQMIRQKLEVANFVPVIGASGSGKSSVIQAGLIPLLETSSWRVLEMLPGNEPVAELKRTFSQLLPASDAEKVDSLVDKAPDLDWLMKHLPISERVLLVVDRFEEVFAVCSEPATRNRFIQLLTQVAEISSRQLAIVITMQADFIALCLHEPSLIQLIQDWAVYIPPLVGKDLEQAITAPAILQGYELESGLLETILQDITKEKNYLPLLQFTLTQLWEERDQQSHQLTLNKDRQLGGVLGAIDQYAEQFYQSLTQQEQDWLKRIFLNLVSFGTNIKDIRRRVPKSQLLELAGTNSASRQLISDLLDRLIEANLLVINEDEWVDLAHEALMDKWKRFAKWRLESWRQLQCEVLS, encoded by the coding sequence ATGACGCGGTATGCGTTGGTCGTTGGGATTACTGATTATGACGGCTTACCCAGCCTGACAAAGCCGATCCGGGATGCAGAAGCGGTTGCACAACGACTGGAAAAGCATGGGGATTTCCAAGTCGAACGCTTACCAAAGCGCTGGAATCCGGAAAAAGAATGCTATGAAGTCGCGCAAGAGCGAGTCACCGGCAAACAGTTGGGGCGCGTCCTGCTAGAATTTCTGCAAAAGCAAGCTGCAGGAAGTGATGCGCTAATTTACTTTAGCGGTCATGGCATCACTGTCTTTGATGAACTTGATCGGCAGAAAGGCTATCTCGCCGCCTCCGACTGCACGATCAAAATGGAGGGCAAGCAAATTGTCGCACAGCAACATGGCGTTGCCCTTGACAGCCTTAATTATGTAATTTCTCAAGCCGATCTGAGCAGTTTAGTGGTTCTGCTGGATTGCTGCCACGCCGATTACTTTTTAGAAGGCGATTCCATTAGAAAAACCCTGAGTGTTTTTACTTATAAGCCAGATTGTCATTTAATTGCCGCTTGCCGCAGCTTTGCGAATGTTGATGTTGCCAGAAGCTACGGCAAGGGATACAGCGCTTTTACGACAGCTTTGCTGGAAGGATTGCTGCCAGAGAATGCCGGCAGTGATGGACAAGTTAGCATTGATGAGCTGTTTGGCTTTATTTCGCGCAAGCTGGAAGATATCAACCTCCATAGAGAAGAAGGTGAGTATCAACAACCAATCTGGATGAGTTCAGGTCGTTCGCTGAGTATCGTTAGCTACCCGCCCAAGCAGACACCACCGGCTGCCGGTGAAACGTGTCCGTATCAAGGATTGCTGCCGTTTGATCGCACGAGTGCCGACTTCTTTTTCGGACGCCGGGAGGTGATTCAAATGATCCGGCAAAAGCTGGAGGTTGCTAATTTTGTGCCGGTGATTGGAGCTTCGGGAAGTGGCAAATCTTCAGTGATTCAAGCCGGCTTGATTCCTTTATTAGAAACAAGTAGCTGGCGAGTGTTAGAAATGCTGCCGGGGAATGAGCCAGTTGCAGAATTAAAACGCACCTTTTCCCAATTGCTGCCGGCAAGCGATGCCGAAAAAGTTGATTCTCTAGTTGACAAAGCGCCCGATTTAGACTGGTTAATGAAACATCTGCCGATTTCAGAACGGGTTTTATTAGTCGTAGATCGCTTTGAAGAAGTGTTTGCAGTTTGTTCTGAGCCGGCAACCCGCAATCGCTTTATTCAACTGTTAACTCAAGTTGCTGAAATTTCCTCCAGACAGCTTGCAATTGTGATTACGATGCAGGCAGATTTTATCGCACTTTGCTTGCACGAACCCTCTTTGATTCAACTTATACAAGATTGGGCTGTTTATATCCCGCCTTTAGTTGGAAAAGATTTAGAGCAAGCGATTACAGCACCGGCAATTCTTCAAGGTTATGAGTTAGAATCCGGGTTACTAGAAACAATACTGCAAGATATTACGAAAGAGAAAAACTATTTACCGCTATTGCAGTTTACCCTTACCCAACTTTGGGAAGAACGAGATCAACAAAGTCACCAGCTAACATTAAATAAGGACCGACAGTTAGGAGGTGTTTTAGGAGCGATTGACCAATATGCCGAACAATTTTATCAAAGTTTGACACAGCAGGAGCAAGATTGGCTCAAGCGAATTTTCTTGAACTTAGTGTCTTTTGGGACAAATATTAAGGATATACGGCGACGCGTCCCTAAATCTCAGTTATTAGAACTTGCCGGCACCAATTCAGCCAGCCGGCAACTCATCAGCGATCTACTTGATCGTTTGATTGAAGCAAACTTGCTCGTGATTAACGAAGACGAATGGGTTGATTTAGCTCATGAAGCCTTGATGGACAAATGGAAACGCTTTGCCAAGTGGCGTTTAGAATCCTGGCGTCAGTTGCAATGTGAAGTATTGAGTTAA
- a CDS encoding peroxiredoxin: MISRRTFLSVLFASCLTLLSWLNFVPAATALGGKLPAMNQPAPEFTLPTNTGDGEVSLSDYRGQWVVLYFYPKDFTSGCTLEARRFQQDLPKYVDKNAQILGVSADSVDSHAEFCDSEGLKFPLLADAGGSVSKAYGSWNTFLSMRHSFIIDPEGILRETFVDVRPAIHSTEVLARLDELQGAAS; encoded by the coding sequence ATGATCTCCCGCCGCACGTTCTTGAGCGTTTTGTTTGCCAGTTGCCTGACTTTATTAAGTTGGCTCAATTTTGTGCCCGCTGCCACTGCCCTTGGAGGTAAGTTGCCTGCTATGAATCAGCCGGCACCTGAATTCACCCTGCCGACGAACACGGGCGATGGTGAGGTTTCTTTGTCTGATTATCGCGGTCAGTGGGTCGTGCTTTATTTCTATCCCAAGGATTTTACCTCTGGCTGCACGTTGGAGGCACGCCGGTTTCAGCAAGACTTACCCAAATATGTCGATAAAAACGCTCAAATCTTGGGAGTGAGTGCGGATTCTGTTGATTCTCACGCGGAATTTTGCGATTCTGAAGGGCTGAAATTTCCGCTGTTAGCAGATGCCGGCGGCAGTGTCAGCAAAGCCTATGGCTCTTGGAACACCTTTCTCTCGATGCGTCATTCGTTTATTATTGACCCAGAGGGCATCCTGCGCGAAACCTTTGTTGATGTCAGACCGGCCATTCACAGCACCGAGGTTTTAGCTCGCCTCGACGAATTACAAGGCGCTGCTTCATAA
- a CDS encoding response regulator transcription factor, translated as MEILIVEDELEIARLIQHSLEAEGFSCRSCRDGLSALQTFREQPPDLIVLDLMIPGLDGLEVCARIRQKPGEKDPYILMLTAKGEEIDRVIGLSTGADDYLVKPFSPRELVARVRALLRRSMRQTGQTQIYRTQHFTVDVDRHTASRHLTADESESLDLTTLEFNLLTTFISYPGRVWNRSQLIEKLWGDDFFGDERVVDTHVARLRKKIEPDPANPTFIKTVTGVGYKFEDLA; from the coding sequence ATGGAAATCTTAATTGTTGAGGATGAACTTGAAATTGCACGGCTAATACAGCATTCTCTAGAAGCAGAAGGTTTTTCCTGCCGTAGTTGTCGAGATGGCCTTAGTGCATTGCAGACGTTTCGAGAGCAACCGCCAGATTTGATTGTTTTAGACTTAATGATTCCGGGCTTGGATGGCTTGGAAGTATGCGCTCGAATTCGCCAAAAACCCGGCGAGAAAGACCCTTATATTTTGATGCTGACAGCTAAAGGTGAGGAAATTGATCGCGTCATTGGCTTATCCACCGGCGCTGATGATTATTTAGTGAAACCCTTTAGTCCAAGGGAATTGGTGGCTAGGGTTAGAGCACTATTGCGGCGTAGTATGCGGCAAACCGGCCAGACGCAAATTTACCGCACCCAACATTTCACAGTCGATGTAGACCGGCACACAGCCAGCCGGCATCTCACTGCCGATGAATCGGAAAGTTTAGATTTAACGACATTAGAATTTAATTTACTCACGACTTTTATCAGTTATCCGGGTCGGGTTTGGAATCGATCTCAGCTCATTGAGAAATTGTGGGGCGATGACTTTTTTGGAGATGAGCGAGTTGTTGATACTCATGTGGCAAGATTGCGTAAAAAAATTGAACCTGACCCAGCCAATCCGACTTTTATTAAAACGGTAACTGGTGTCGGTTATAAGTTTGAAGATTTAGCCTAA
- a CDS encoding HAMP domain-containing sensor histidine kinase, with protein MSKVSLHSRLFLSHLLVMMVGVGSFVAIAKVSSPRFFVRQLEQLEGPGFTLRYARTQLIQGFDVAWNRGTFWAVLVGATAAGGLSYWVAKRITQPLTQIEQITQKFAAGNLDERMPASEIPELNQLGASFNRMASSLEGVEQRRRQLIGDLSHELRTPLTVMRGYLEELADGRIDPSPEIYLRLVTETRRLERLVNDLQELSKAEAGYLPINLQPVNLYPLLKSLVEKFADQLLEDGPVLQLDCAVQVLPALADIDRTEQIMVNLLGNALRHTTVGSITVRAWNETGKVWIEVIDTGTGIAPEDLPHVFERFWRADRSRSRHSGGTGIGLAISRRLVELQGGQIQVESRLGKGSIFRFFLPQP; from the coding sequence GTGTCTAAAGTTAGTCTGCACTCACGCTTATTTTTATCACACCTCCTCGTGATGATGGTTGGGGTAGGCAGCTTTGTTGCGATTGCTAAAGTGTCTTCCCCTCGCTTTTTTGTTAGGCAACTTGAACAATTAGAAGGGCCGGGATTTACTTTACGCTATGCTCGAACTCAACTGATTCAAGGGTTTGATGTTGCCTGGAACCGGGGCACATTTTGGGCAGTGCTGGTAGGTGCTACGGCTGCCGGCGGCTTGAGTTATTGGGTGGCTAAACGGATTACCCAGCCTTTAACCCAAATCGAACAAATTACTCAAAAGTTTGCCGCCGGCAATTTGGATGAACGGATGCCGGCTAGTGAAATTCCAGAACTCAACCAATTGGGTGCCAGTTTTAACCGCATGGCGTCGAGTTTAGAAGGGGTGGAACAGCGACGCCGGCAATTAATTGGAGACTTAAGTCATGAGTTGCGGACTCCGCTAACCGTCATGCGGGGTTATTTAGAAGAGTTAGCCGATGGCAGAATTGACCCGTCTCCAGAAATTTACTTGCGACTGGTAACAGAAACACGGCGTTTAGAGCGGTTAGTTAACGATTTGCAAGAACTTTCTAAGGCTGAGGCTGGGTATTTGCCGATTAATCTTCAGCCGGTGAATTTGTATCCGTTATTAAAATCACTGGTAGAAAAATTTGCTGATCAACTGCTCGAAGATGGGCCGGTTTTGCAATTAGATTGTGCCGTGCAAGTGTTGCCGGCGTTAGCAGATATTGACCGCACCGAGCAAATTATGGTCAACTTGTTGGGTAACGCACTACGTCATACCACAGTCGGCTCTATTACTGTTCGTGCTTGGAATGAAACCGGCAAAGTTTGGATAGAGGTGATCGACACCGGCACCGGCATCGCACCCGAAGATTTGCCTCATGTTTTTGAGCGATTCTGGCGGGCTGATCGGTCGCGTTCTCGCCATTCTGGTGGCACCGGCATCGGTTTGGCGATTTCCCGCCGGCTGGTTGAGTTGCAAGGAGGTCAGATTCAGGTAGAAAGTCGGTTGGGAAAAGGAAGTATTTTCCGATTTTTCCTCCCCCAACCTTAA
- a CDS encoding sugar porter family MFS transporter, which yields MRIDNKPVIHKANTSYVLMLALVAAIGGFLFGFDTAVINGAVGALGRAFQANSVEVGLAVSSALLGSAAGAFFAGQLADRYGRVKTMIVAAGLFLLSAIGSGIAFGIWDFMFWRLVGGLAVGAASVIAPAYIAEVSPAHLRGRLGSLQQLAIVTGIFVALLSDYFIAVGAGSADAPFWFGVPAWRWMFWTEVPPAILYAVGALMIPESPRYLVAQGREAEAGAVLARVLGGDVQAKIVEIRQTVLRERKPQMSDLVGRHGLLSIVWIGTGLSVFQQLVGINVIFYYSSVLWQAVGFSEQNSLWITVITSITNIVTTLIAIAFVDKFGRKPLLILGSIGMTLTLGTLATVFGSATLDAAGNPALTGNAGIIALLAANLYVFCFGFSWGPVVWVMLGEMFNNRIRGAALSVAATAQWIANFVVSTSFPPLKEVGLGFAYGLYTTAAAISLFFVIFLIKETKGKELEEM from the coding sequence ATGAGGATTGATAACAAACCAGTTATTCATAAAGCCAACACATCCTATGTGCTAATGCTGGCACTGGTGGCGGCTATTGGCGGCTTTTTGTTTGGTTTTGATACGGCTGTGATTAATGGTGCAGTAGGAGCTTTGGGAAGAGCTTTTCAGGCGAATAGTGTGGAAGTAGGATTGGCAGTTTCCTCGGCATTACTGGGTTCGGCGGCGGGAGCTTTTTTCGCCGGCCAACTCGCTGATCGTTACGGGCGGGTAAAAACCATGATCGTTGCCGCCGGCCTGTTTTTGCTCAGCGCCATCGGTTCCGGGATTGCCTTTGGTATTTGGGATTTCATGTTTTGGCGATTGGTGGGCGGCTTAGCTGTGGGTGCTGCCAGCGTAATTGCCCCTGCCTATATTGCTGAAGTCTCACCGGCACATCTACGCGGACGGCTGGGTTCTCTCCAGCAGTTGGCGATCGTTACCGGCATCTTCGTCGCCTTACTAAGCGATTACTTCATCGCTGTGGGTGCCGGTTCTGCTGATGCTCCTTTTTGGTTTGGAGTGCCGGCTTGGCGTTGGATGTTCTGGACTGAAGTACCACCGGCTATCCTCTACGCGGTTGGGGCGCTGATGATTCCAGAATCACCCCGCTATTTGGTTGCACAAGGACGGGAAGCGGAAGCGGGGGCTGTTTTAGCGCGGGTTCTAGGTGGGGATGTTCAGGCTAAAATCGTGGAGATCCGGCAGACAGTCTTGCGGGAACGCAAGCCCCAAATGTCCGATCTTGTAGGCCGGCATGGTCTTCTGTCCATTGTCTGGATCGGTACTGGGCTATCCGTCTTTCAACAGTTGGTGGGGATTAACGTGATTTTCTACTACAGCAGTGTGCTGTGGCAAGCAGTGGGTTTTTCCGAGCAAAATTCCCTCTGGATTACTGTAATTACCAGTATCACCAATATTGTAACGACGCTGATAGCGATCGCTTTTGTAGACAAGTTTGGACGCAAACCTCTGCTGATCTTGGGTTCGATTGGCATGACGCTGACCCTAGGAACACTCGCGACAGTCTTTGGCAGTGCGACACTAGACGCTGCCGGCAACCCCGCCTTAACTGGAAACGCCGGCATTATTGCCCTGCTAGCTGCTAACCTCTACGTCTTTTGCTTTGGCTTCTCTTGGGGTCCCGTGGTTTGGGTGATGTTAGGAGAGATGTTTAACAATAGAATTCGAGGTGCTGCCCTATCCGTTGCTGCTACTGCCCAATGGATTGCCAACTTTGTCGTCTCTACGAGCTTTCCCCCTCTCAAGGAGGTGGGATTGGGTTTTGCTTATGGTTTATATACGACTGCTGCCGCGATTTCTCTATTCTTTGTAATCTTTTTGATTAAGGAAACGAAGGGTAAAGAACTGGAAGAAATGTAA